Proteins encoded together in one Camelus dromedarius isolate mCamDro1 chromosome 11, mCamDro1.pat, whole genome shotgun sequence window:
- the ASCL4 gene encoding achaete-scute homolog 4, with amino-acid sequence MEKRKQAGLLTLPYHLRPVPLAVPGSLPRLPLRDPFRISLRLDTACWERAPGGCAPRRPYLPLSLDGAFEPAFLRKRNERERQRVRCVNEGYARLRDHLPRELAAKRLSKVETLRAAIGYIKHLQELLEGHAQGQEGASPPCRAECNSDGESKASSAPSPSSEPEEASS; translated from the coding sequence ATGGAGAAACGTAAACAGGCCGGATTACTGACCTTGCCGTACCACCTGCGCCCAGTGCCCCTGGCCGTGCCGGGGTCCCTGCCCCGCCTCCCTCTGCGGGATCCGTTCAGGATCTCCTTGCGCCTGGACACCGCGTGCTGGGAGAGGGCGCCGGGTGGCTGCGCCCCAAGACGGCCCTACCTGCCCCTGTCTCTGGACGGTGCCTTCGAGCCCGCCTTTCTCCGCAAGCGCAACGAGCGCGAGCGGCAGCGCGTGCGCTGCGTTAACGAGGGGTACGCGCGCCTCCGAGACCACCTGCCCCGAGAGTTGGCCGCCAAGCGCCTCAGCAAAGTGGAGACGCTCCGCGCCGCCATCGGCTACATCAAGCATctccaggagctgctggagggCCACGCGCAGGGGCAGGAGGGCGCCAGTCCCCCGTGCAGGGCCGAATGCAACAGCGACGGCGAGTCCAAGGCCTCGTCGGCGCCCTCGCCCAGCAGCGAGCCCGAGGAGGCGAGCAGCTAA